The Bartonella birtlesii IBS 325 genome has a window encoding:
- a CDS encoding porin, with the protein MNIKSLFLSSAAVFLAISGAQAASTVIPEPEPVEYVRVCDAYGKGYFYIPGTETCMRLSGNVRTDFLGGDNIDATTNAELAAKRKTYSASSQLTLVFQTASETEMGTLRSYARVSSNWSNGANKDGAKLAAAYIELGGFRVGLDDTIFNSWTGDYGNVLNDDSIAPAGITRTNFISYTFSGDSGFSAIIGAELGNASFKSDDLTYYYINQDDKIALVPSNDLPPSKGVKNYTPNLILGMKFMQKWGGFSTVVAYDSYYKKWAGKVRADFNVNDRFNLWVMAGYKNSVDYYTADKDNTLSRQNTTIYANWGGKWAAWAGATYKLTPKANLNAQVSYSAVKTFATSVNIAYTLVPGFVITPELTYVSWNDDRTLKSVDNSTTYTYALNKKNAFQGMIRLQRSF; encoded by the coding sequence ATGAACATTAAGTCCCTTTTTTTAAGCTCTGCAGCAGTTTTTTTAGCAATTTCTGGAGCACAAGCAGCTTCCACAGTGATTCCAGAACCAGAACCTGTAGAATACGTTCGCGTTTGCGATGCATACGGGAAAGGATATTTCTATATTCCTGGAACAGAGACTTGCATGCGTTTATCAGGAAATGTCCGCACTGATTTTCTAGGCGGTGATAACATTGATGCAACAACAAATGCAGAATTAGCTGCCAAAAGAAAAACTTATAGTGCATCATCACAGTTAACTCTTGTTTTTCAAACCGCTTCTGAAACGGAAATGGGAACACTTCGTTCATATGCACGCGTCTCTTCAAACTGGAGCAATGGTGCGAATAAAGATGGTGCAAAACTTGCTGCTGCTTACATTGAACTTGGAGGTTTTCGCGTAGGTCTTGATGACACAATCTTCAACAGCTGGACTGGTGACTATGGCAACGTTCTCAATGATGACAGCATAGCACCAGCAGGTATAACACGAACCAATTTTATTTCTTATACCTTTAGTGGTGACAGTGGCTTTTCTGCCATTATCGGAGCTGAATTAGGAAATGCTTCATTCAAATCAGATGATTTAACTTACTACTATATCAATCAAGATGACAAAATTGCTCTCGTTCCCAGCAATGACCTTCCACCAAGCAAAGGCGTAAAAAATTACACTCCTAATCTGATTTTAGGAATGAAGTTTATGCAAAAATGGGGAGGATTTTCTACAGTTGTAGCTTATGATTCTTACTACAAAAAATGGGCTGGTAAAGTCCGTGCAGATTTCAATGTCAATGATCGTTTTAACCTATGGGTAATGGCTGGCTATAAAAATAGTGTTGATTACTACACAGCAGACAAAGACAATACGCTATCGAGACAGAATACAACAATCTACGCAAACTGGGGAGGCAAATGGGCTGCTTGGGCTGGTGCAACTTATAAACTCACTCCAAAAGCAAATTTAAATGCTCAAGTTTCTTACAGTGCGGTAAAAACCTTTGCAACTTCCGTGAATATTGCATACACGCTGGTTCCAGGCTTTGTGATTACACCAGAGCTGACTTACGTTTCTTGGAACGATGATCGCACTTTAAAAAGCGTAGACAATAGTACAACCTATACCTATGCTCTCAATAAGAAAAATGCTTTTCAGGGTATGATCCGCTTACAGCGTTCATTCTAA